Proteins encoded together in one Hymenobacter monticola window:
- a CDS encoding 4-hydroxy-3-methylbut-2-enyl diphosphate reductase, whose product MKVTIDKNSGYCFGVEFAIQMAEDELAQGHNLYCLGDIVHNRMEVERLHQLGLRIIDREQLAELHDTKVLIRAHGEPPETYQLALKNNLELIDASCPVVLKLQNRVKHAFDLSQRQDGQIVIYGQPGHAEVAGLTGQTGNRAIIVMNEADLDQIDFARPVTLFSQTTKSTAGFYKMKALMEARIQAAGGQLDSFDANDSICRQVSNREPALAKFAAEYDVVLFVSGRKSSNGKALFSVVNAVNPRSYFIENADEVNEDWLAGAHTVGICGATSTPLWLMQQVAERVEGVGELA is encoded by the coding sequence ATGAAGGTCACGATTGATAAAAATTCCGGCTATTGCTTTGGCGTCGAATTCGCCATTCAGATGGCCGAAGACGAGCTGGCGCAGGGCCACAACCTCTATTGCCTGGGCGATATCGTGCACAACCGCATGGAAGTGGAGCGCCTGCACCAGCTCGGCCTGCGCATCATCGACCGCGAGCAGCTGGCTGAGCTGCACGACACCAAAGTCCTCATCCGGGCCCACGGCGAGCCGCCCGAAACCTATCAATTGGCCCTCAAAAACAACCTGGAGCTGATTGATGCGAGCTGCCCGGTCGTGCTCAAGCTGCAAAACCGCGTGAAGCACGCCTTCGACCTGAGCCAGCGCCAGGACGGCCAGATTGTGATTTACGGCCAGCCCGGCCATGCCGAAGTAGCGGGCCTCACGGGCCAGACCGGCAACCGCGCCATCATTGTGATGAACGAGGCCGACCTCGACCAAATTGACTTTGCGCGCCCCGTCACGCTCTTTAGCCAAACCACCAAAAGCACGGCCGGCTTCTACAAGATGAAGGCCCTGATGGAAGCCCGCATCCAGGCCGCCGGCGGGCAATTGGATAGCTTCGACGCCAACGACAGCATCTGCCGGCAGGTGAGCAACCGCGAGCCAGCCCTGGCCAAGTTCGCTGCCGAATACGACGTGGTGCTCTTCGTGAGCGGCCGCAAAAGCTCCAACGGCAAGGCCCTGTTTTCGGTGGTGAATGCGGTGAACCCGCGCAGCTACTTCATCGAAAACGCCGACGAGGTGAACGAGGACTGGCTGGCCGGCGCGCATACCGTGGGCATCTGCGGCGCCACCAGCACCCCGCTGTGGCTGATGCAGCAGGTGGCCGAGCGCGTGGAAGGCGTGGGCGAGCTGGCGTAG
- a CDS encoding 2TM domain-containing protein, translating into MEPLQRDPYLWQKAKARAKFQSHLVTYLWVNALLWVIWALTDRYHSGEIPWPIWSTAFWGFGVLMSGLAAYGGLSREHRTQREYERLVREQGAVDPLDKYR; encoded by the coding sequence ATGGAACCCCTGCAACGCGACCCCTACCTGTGGCAAAAAGCGAAAGCCCGGGCTAAGTTTCAATCGCACCTGGTCACCTACCTGTGGGTGAATGCCTTGCTCTGGGTGATTTGGGCCCTCACCGACCGCTACCATTCCGGCGAAATTCCCTGGCCCATCTGGAGCACCGCCTTCTGGGGCTTCGGGGTGCTGATGAGCGGACTGGCGGCCTACGGTGGCCTGAGCCGTGAGCACCGCACCCAGCGCGAATACGAACGGCTGGTGCGCGAGCAGGGCGCGGTTGACCCACTGGATAAGTACCGCTAA
- a CDS encoding ATP-dependent zinc protease family protein has translation MNRPRSPKRLLGRRELVDFPAFALGGIEAKVDTGAYTSAIHCTDIHIETDAAQRPVLLVRLLDPEHDDANGRPLAFSDFALRDIRSSNGEVQERYVIRAVVQLYGEDFEAEFSLSDRSDMKYPVLLGRSLLRQGRFVVDVAKRNLSYKSLAHAAARRARP, from the coding sequence ATGAACCGCCCTCGCTCTCCCAAGCGCCTGCTCGGCCGCCGCGAACTGGTCGATTTTCCCGCCTTTGCCCTCGGCGGCATCGAGGCCAAGGTGGACACCGGCGCCTACACCAGCGCCATCCACTGCACCGATATTCACATCGAAACCGACGCCGCGCAGCGACCCGTGCTGCTTGTGCGCCTGCTCGACCCCGAGCACGACGACGCCAACGGCCGGCCGCTGGCTTTCTCCGATTTTGCGCTGCGCGACATTCGGTCTTCCAACGGCGAGGTGCAGGAGCGCTACGTCATCCGGGCCGTGGTGCAGCTCTACGGCGAAGATTTTGAGGCCGAATTTTCGCTCTCTGACCGCTCCGATATGAAGTACCCCGTGCTGCTGGGCCGCAGCCTGTTGCGGCAGGGCCGCTTCGTGGTGGACGTGGCCAAGCGCAACCTTTCCTACAAATCCCTGGCCCATGCCGCCGCGCGCCGCGCCCGGCCCTGA
- the cmk gene encoding (d)CMP kinase produces MKQLVIAIDGYSSCGKSTTAKAVAQLLHYAYVDTGAMYRAVTLYLLENDIAFDDLAGIEKALHDIHISFRRNRRTGRNELFLNGVNREDDIRQMRISNSVSEVSVIPMVRHAMVAQQQQMGRKRGVVMDGRDIGTTVFPDAEVKIFMTAEVELRAKRRQEELAEKGEIVPLDDIIENLRKRDHLDSTRAESPLRRAPDAVLLDTTHITITEQVDFVLDRASSALFAAGWD; encoded by the coding sequence ATGAAACAACTCGTTATCGCCATTGACGGCTACTCCTCTTGTGGCAAAAGCACCACGGCCAAAGCCGTGGCCCAGCTGCTGCACTACGCCTACGTCGACACCGGCGCCATGTACCGCGCCGTGACGCTGTACCTGCTGGAAAACGACATCGCCTTTGATGACCTGGCCGGCATCGAAAAGGCACTGCACGACATCCACATCAGCTTCCGTCGCAACCGCCGCACTGGCCGCAACGAGCTGTTTCTGAATGGCGTGAACCGCGAGGACGACATCCGTCAGATGCGCATCTCCAACTCGGTGAGCGAGGTCTCGGTGATTCCGATGGTGCGGCACGCCATGGTGGCCCAGCAGCAACAAATGGGCCGCAAGCGCGGCGTGGTGATGGACGGGCGCGACATCGGCACCACCGTTTTCCCCGATGCGGAGGTGAAGATTTTCATGACCGCCGAGGTGGAGCTGCGCGCCAAGCGCCGCCAGGAAGAATTGGCCGAGAAAGGCGAAATCGTGCCGCTGGACGACATTATCGAGAACCTGCGCAAGCGCGACCACCTCGACTCGACCCGCGCCGAAAGCCCCCTGCGCCGCGCCCCCGACGCCGTGCTGCTCGATACCACGCACATCACCATCACCGAGCAGGTCGATTTCGTGCTCGACAGGGCCTCGTCGGCGCTGTTTGCGGCGGGCTGGGATTAA
- the ade gene encoding adenine deaminase yields the protein MTPAFSLTANVVDVFARSIQPAIVSVEGGRIASIAPIDEAEADPALPYVLPGFVDAHVHVESSLLVPTEFARLAVTHGTVATVSDPHEIGNVLGVAGVEFMLENASHSPFKFCFGAPSCVPATPFETAGAEITAQDIARLFENPKIGYLAEMMNWPGVLHRDADVMQKIAIAQAAGRPVDGHAPGLRADDAAHYASAGISTDHECFTAAEARDKLAVGMKVLIREGSAARNFDALIELLPEHYANLMFCSDDKHPDTLVLGHINQLVQRAVALGNDLFQVLRVACVNPVKHYNLPVGLLGEGDPADFIVVKDLRDFEVQQTYLNGVLVAENGKSLLPAAPVAVVNNFHAQPVTAAEFQLPAPTSAQPTARVIECFDGQLITARVDLPASVENGFVVSNVADDVLKLAVINRYQPGAAPALAFIRGFGLQHGALASSVGHDSHNITAVGCDDERLARAVNLVIEAKGGLAAVGADGREILVPLPVAGLMSDQPGPSVAEAYAAVDALAKEFGSPLGAPFMTLSFMALLVIPSLKLSDKGLFDGQQFTFVDAVE from the coding sequence ATGACTCCCGCTTTTTCGCTCACGGCCAACGTCGTCGACGTTTTCGCCCGTTCCATTCAGCCCGCCATTGTTTCGGTGGAGGGCGGCCGCATCGCCAGCATTGCGCCCATCGATGAGGCCGAGGCCGACCCGGCCCTTCCCTACGTGCTGCCTGGCTTCGTGGATGCCCACGTGCACGTGGAAAGCTCGCTGCTAGTGCCCACCGAGTTTGCCCGCCTAGCCGTGACGCACGGCACGGTGGCAACCGTGAGCGACCCACACGAAATTGGCAACGTGCTGGGCGTGGCCGGCGTGGAATTCATGCTCGAAAACGCCAGCCACTCCCCTTTCAAGTTCTGCTTTGGGGCGCCCAGCTGCGTGCCGGCCACGCCGTTTGAGACAGCCGGCGCCGAAATCACAGCCCAGGACATTGCCCGACTGTTCGAAAATCCCAAAATCGGCTACCTGGCCGAGATGATGAACTGGCCCGGTGTGCTGCACCGCGACGCCGACGTGATGCAGAAAATTGCCATTGCCCAGGCCGCCGGCCGGCCCGTGGACGGCCACGCCCCCGGCTTGCGCGCCGACGACGCGGCCCACTACGCCAGCGCCGGCATCAGCACCGACCACGAGTGCTTCACGGCCGCCGAGGCGCGCGACAAGCTGGCCGTGGGCATGAAGGTGCTCATCCGCGAAGGCTCGGCGGCCCGCAACTTCGACGCCCTGATTGAGCTGCTGCCCGAGCACTACGCCAACCTCATGTTCTGCTCCGACGACAAGCACCCCGACACGCTGGTGCTGGGCCACATCAACCAGCTGGTGCAGCGGGCCGTGGCGCTCGGCAATGACTTATTTCAGGTGCTGCGCGTGGCCTGCGTGAACCCCGTGAAGCACTACAACCTGCCCGTGGGCCTGCTGGGCGAAGGCGACCCGGCCGACTTCATCGTGGTGAAAGACCTTCGCGATTTCGAGGTGCAGCAAACCTACCTCAACGGCGTGCTGGTAGCCGAAAACGGAAAGTCTCTGCTGCCGGCCGCGCCTGTAGCCGTGGTCAATAATTTCCACGCCCAACCCGTGACGGCCGCCGAGTTTCAGCTGCCCGCGCCCACTTCGGCTCAGCCCACGGCCCGCGTTATCGAGTGCTTTGATGGGCAGCTCATCACGGCCCGCGTCGACCTGCCAGCTTCGGTTGAAAACGGCTTCGTGGTTTCCAACGTGGCCGACGATGTGCTCAAGCTGGCTGTCATCAACCGCTACCAGCCGGGCGCGGCGCCGGCACTCGCTTTTATCCGCGGCTTTGGGCTGCAGCACGGCGCGCTGGCCAGCAGCGTGGGCCACGACTCGCACAACATCACCGCCGTGGGCTGCGACGACGAGCGCCTGGCCCGCGCCGTCAACCTCGTCATCGAGGCCAAGGGCGGCCTGGCCGCGGTGGGCGCCGACGGCCGCGAAATCCTCGTGCCCCTGCCCGTGGCCGGCCTCATGTCGGACCAGCCCGGGCCGTCTGTGGCCGAAGCCTACGCAGCCGTCGATGCCCTGGCCAAGGAGTTTGGCTCCCCGCTGGGCGCGCCTTTCATGACGCTTTCGTTCATGGCGTTGCTGGTCATTCCCAGCCTGAAGCTGAGCGACAAAGGCTTGTTCGACGGCCAGCAGTTTACGTTCGTCGACGCGGTGGAGTAG
- the rimK gene encoding 30S ribosomal protein S6--L-glutamate ligase has protein sequence MKLAILSREPKSYSTQRLVEAAAAKGHEAVVIDHLQCNIVLEKGQPGIIYQGARLEGFDAIIPRIGASVTFYGTAVVRQFEMMKVRTAIDSQAIVRSRDKLRSMQILSRAGVGMPKTAFTNFSEDVPTMIEQVGGAPVIIKLLEGTQGLGVVLAESAKAAQSVIEAFHNLKARIIVQEFIAESKGADLRAFVVDGEVVGAMKRQGKEGEFRSNLHRGGSGTLVKLSRAEKAAALLATKALGLGIAGVDMLQSKRGPLVLEVNSSPGLEGIEKATKQDIAGRIIDYSTTLATKKKAKPKAKKGAGQAVDAQSDVPAGK, from the coding sequence ATGAAACTGGCCATTCTTTCGCGTGAGCCGAAATCCTACTCCACCCAGCGGCTGGTGGAGGCCGCGGCTGCCAAGGGCCACGAAGCCGTGGTCATCGACCACCTGCAGTGCAACATTGTGCTGGAAAAGGGCCAGCCCGGCATCATCTACCAGGGCGCCCGGCTCGAGGGCTTCGATGCCATCATTCCGCGCATCGGCGCCTCGGTCACGTTCTACGGCACGGCCGTGGTGCGGCAGTTTGAGATGATGAAGGTGCGTACGGCCATCGACAGCCAGGCCATTGTGCGCTCGCGCGACAAGCTGCGCTCGATGCAGATTCTGAGCCGCGCCGGCGTGGGCATGCCCAAAACGGCCTTCACCAACTTTTCCGAAGACGTGCCCACCATGATAGAGCAGGTGGGCGGCGCGCCGGTCATCATCAAGCTGCTGGAGGGCACCCAGGGCCTGGGCGTGGTGCTGGCCGAGTCGGCCAAGGCCGCGCAGTCGGTCATCGAAGCCTTTCACAACCTCAAGGCCCGCATCATTGTGCAGGAATTCATTGCCGAAAGCAAGGGCGCCGACCTGCGCGCCTTCGTGGTGGATGGCGAAGTGGTGGGCGCCATGAAGCGGCAGGGCAAGGAAGGCGAGTTCCGCTCGAACCTGCACCGCGGCGGCTCGGGCACGCTGGTGAAGCTCTCGCGGGCCGAAAAAGCGGCGGCGCTGCTGGCCACCAAAGCGCTGGGCCTGGGCATTGCGGGCGTCGACATGCTGCAAAGCAAGCGCGGCCCGCTGGTGCTCGAAGTCAATTCCTCGCCTGGGCTGGAAGGCATCGAGAAAGCCACCAAACAGGACATTGCCGGCCGCATCATCGACTACTCGACCACGCTGGCCACAAAGAAAAAGGCGAAGCCGAAGGCAAAAAAAGGGGCTGGGCAGGCCGTTGATGCCCAGTCGGACGTGCCGGCCGGGAAGTAG
- a CDS encoding O-acetyl-ADP-ribose deacetylase, with the protein MPTPTLSNRIQLVQGDITKQAVSAIVNAANSSLLGGGGVDGAIHRAGGPAILEECKFLRARKYPAGLPPGQAVATTGGNLPARYVIHTAGPVWHGGSQHEAEELAACYQSCLKIATARIFESVAFPSISTGIYGYPKQEAAAIAVREVRQWLAAHEWPQRVVFVVFDEENRRLYEEALAEQ; encoded by the coding sequence ATGCCTACTCCTACCCTTTCCAACCGCATCCAGCTCGTGCAGGGCGACATCACCAAGCAGGCGGTTTCGGCCATCGTCAACGCGGCCAATTCCAGCCTACTCGGCGGGGGCGGCGTCGACGGGGCCATTCACCGGGCCGGTGGGCCGGCCATTCTGGAGGAGTGTAAATTCTTGCGGGCCCGAAAATATCCGGCGGGCCTTCCGCCCGGGCAAGCCGTCGCAACCACCGGCGGCAACCTGCCCGCGCGCTACGTTATTCACACCGCCGGACCGGTTTGGCACGGCGGCAGCCAACATGAAGCCGAGGAGTTGGCGGCGTGTTATCAGAGCTGTCTTAAAATTGCTACAGCTCGCATCTTTGAAAGCGTGGCCTTCCCCAGCATCAGTACCGGCATCTACGGCTACCCCAAGCAGGAAGCGGCTGCCATAGCCGTGCGTGAGGTGCGGCAGTGGCTGGCGGCGCACGAGTGGCCGCAGCGGGTGGTGTTTGTGGTGTTCGACGAGGAAAACCGGCGGCTATACGAGGAGGCGCTGGCGGAGCAGTAA
- a CDS encoding GNAT family N-acetyltransferase: protein MEIPFSIDAGRVRLRHLRPTDLPIFAAYRADPAVCRFQGFDPFGLVEARDFIAQYAAAPIPAAPGEWVQIAIARSADDQLLGDCALHLQAHEPRIAEVGITLAPRWQGQGYASEALQALLKFCFEELALHRVVALVDPRNQPSVALMERVGMRREGHFRQNGWYKGEWCDEYQYALLAADWAAAG, encoded by the coding sequence ATGGAAATACCTTTTTCGATTGACGCCGGCCGGGTGCGCCTGCGCCACCTGCGGCCCACCGACCTGCCCATTTTTGCCGCCTACCGCGCCGACCCGGCGGTGTGCCGCTTCCAGGGGTTCGACCCGTTCGGCCTGGTGGAGGCCCGCGACTTTATTGCGCAGTACGCGGCGGCCCCCATCCCGGCCGCACCCGGGGAGTGGGTGCAAATTGCCATTGCCCGCAGTGCCGACGACCAGCTTCTGGGCGACTGTGCCCTACACCTGCAGGCCCACGAGCCACGCATAGCGGAAGTGGGCATCACGCTGGCCCCGCGCTGGCAGGGGCAGGGCTATGCCTCTGAGGCGTTGCAGGCATTGTTGAAGTTCTGCTTTGAGGAGCTGGCCCTGCACCGCGTGGTGGCCTTGGTCGACCCGCGCAATCAGCCGTCGGTAGCGCTGATGGAGCGCGTGGGGATGCGCCGTGAGGGGCACTTCCGGCAGAATGGCTGGTACAAGGGCGAGTGGTGCGACGAATACCAGTACGCCCTGCTAGCCGCCGACTGGGCCGCCGCGGGCTAA
- a CDS encoding OmpH family outer membrane protein, translated as MKNPIQLTINVVLALLVAGLYFLHFNQKPVAPAIATDKSTAVVASPELNTADTTAATTEAAAPVAETSAPAAATAASSEGKIAYVESSKMLDGYQGMKDARKSFEAKARGWESQNQKLIANFRTAVENYQKQAQGMTAEQRAATEQKLQAQQQESGQAQQRIQAQAQEEEAKLTQTVLESVNKKVEAYGKAHGYKLILIAAPSGTIAYGQKDLDITAPVLAYLNAEYRRK; from the coding sequence ATGAAAAACCCCATTCAACTAACCATTAACGTTGTTTTGGCCCTGCTGGTGGCCGGGCTCTATTTTCTGCATTTCAACCAAAAGCCGGTGGCGCCGGCCATTGCCACCGATAAATCCACCGCCGTAGTGGCCTCGCCCGAGCTGAACACGGCCGACACCACGGCTGCCACCACCGAAGCTGCCGCCCCCGTAGCCGAAACCAGCGCGCCCGCTGCGGCTACCGCCGCCAGCAGCGAAGGCAAAATCGCCTACGTGGAGTCGAGCAAGATGCTGGATGGCTACCAAGGAATGAAAGACGCGCGGAAGTCCTTCGAGGCCAAGGCCCGCGGCTGGGAAAGCCAGAACCAGAAGCTGATTGCCAACTTCCGCACCGCCGTAGAAAACTACCAGAAGCAAGCCCAGGGCATGACCGCCGAGCAGCGCGCCGCCACCGAGCAGAAGCTGCAGGCCCAGCAGCAGGAGTCGGGCCAAGCCCAGCAGCGCATCCAGGCGCAGGCCCAGGAAGAAGAAGCCAAGCTGACCCAAACCGTGCTCGAAAGCGTGAACAAGAAGGTGGAAGCCTACGGCAAAGCCCACGGCTACAAGCTCATCCTCATTGCGGCCCCCAGCGGCACCATCGCCTACGGCCAGAAAGACCTCGACATTACGGCCCCGGTGCTGGCCTACCTGAACGCGGAATACCGCCGGAAGTGA
- a CDS encoding TonB-dependent receptor: MKQFFRLAALSSAALLAGATAHAQQTNRFTISGYVRDGATGESLPGVAVVHPASGQGTTTNTFGFYSLTLAAGADSVKLLVSALGYERQRLAEKAERSFTHDFRLKPASAELEGVEVVGSREEKVAESTRMGTINIPVSQIKLLPALFGETDVLKALQLLPGVQAGGEGSSGLYVRGGSPDQNLLLLDGTPIYNASHLFGFFSVFNADAIKNVELIKGGFPARYGGRLSSVVDITMKEGNMQKLHGEGAIGLIASRFTLEGPIKKDTASFIFSARRTYIDILARPLIMAQADGLVAGYYFYDLNGKLNWKLGARDRLYLSGYLGYDEFYANDESKRDNGDTYKQRNALGWGNRIAALRWNHVVNDRLFMNAHLTFTRYQFDVGSTQENHYQDNGQTRDEKYSLSYLSNIQDVSAKVDFDYVPNPSHYIRFGGQAIRHQFRPGAMQSEGNPDPTQNQAVGRRIGASEASLYAEDDVKLNDRLKVNVGLRLNSFLVEKKLYPSLEPRLAARFLLTEDWALKGAYARTTQYVHLLTNSSIGLPTDLWVPATAKTLPQKAQQFSLGAARTVRYKGEDFEFSVESYYKPMQNLIEFREGADFIGTTDDNYESKITSGRGWAYGAELFLQKKTGKTTGWIGYTLSWSKRQFAALNQGQTYPYKYDRRHDFKLVVIHEFSPTLTLSGTFVYGSGNAVTLAQGRYQLGPYDTYDDYGSRNSYRMAAYHRLDLDLSHTKKKRWGEVVNSFSVYNLYNRKNPYFIYLGRAEGSQQLSYRQVSLFPILPSFSKTFRF, encoded by the coding sequence ATGAAGCAATTTTTCCGCCTGGCCGCGCTGAGCAGCGCGGCGCTGCTAGCGGGCGCTACCGCCCACGCGCAGCAAACCAACCGATTCACCATCAGTGGCTACGTGCGCGACGGCGCCACCGGCGAAAGCCTGCCGGGCGTGGCCGTGGTGCACCCCGCCAGCGGCCAGGGCACCACCACCAATACCTTCGGCTTCTACTCGCTCACGCTGGCCGCCGGTGCCGACTCGGTAAAGCTGCTGGTGTCGGCGTTGGGCTACGAGCGGCAGCGGCTGGCCGAGAAGGCGGAACGCAGCTTCACCCACGATTTTCGGCTGAAGCCGGCCTCCGCTGAGTTGGAGGGCGTGGAGGTGGTGGGCAGCCGCGAAGAAAAAGTGGCCGAAAGCACCCGCATGGGCACCATCAACATTCCGGTGAGCCAGATAAAGCTGCTGCCCGCGCTGTTTGGCGAAACCGATGTGCTGAAGGCCCTGCAGCTGCTGCCCGGCGTGCAGGCCGGCGGCGAGGGCAGCAGCGGCCTCTACGTGCGCGGCGGCTCGCCCGACCAAAACCTGCTGCTGCTCGATGGCACGCCCATCTACAACGCCTCGCACTTGTTCGGCTTCTTCTCGGTGTTCAATGCCGACGCTATTAAGAACGTGGAGCTGATTAAGGGCGGGTTTCCGGCCCGCTACGGCGGGCGGCTGTCGTCGGTGGTCGACATCACCATGAAGGAGGGCAACATGCAGAAGCTGCACGGCGAGGGCGCCATCGGCCTCATTGCCTCGCGCTTCACGCTGGAAGGGCCCATCAAGAAGGACACGGCCTCGTTCATCTTCTCGGCCCGGCGCACCTACATCGACATTCTGGCCCGGCCGCTCATCATGGCCCAGGCCGACGGGCTGGTGGCCGGCTACTATTTCTACGACCTCAACGGCAAGCTGAACTGGAAGCTCGGCGCCCGCGACCGCCTCTACCTGAGCGGCTACCTGGGCTACGACGAGTTTTACGCCAACGACGAGAGCAAGCGCGACAACGGCGACACCTACAAGCAGCGCAACGCCCTGGGCTGGGGCAACCGCATTGCCGCCCTGCGCTGGAACCACGTGGTGAACGACCGGCTGTTCATGAACGCCCACCTCACCTTCACGCGCTACCAGTTCGATGTGGGCTCGACGCAGGAAAACCATTACCAGGACAACGGCCAGACCCGCGACGAGAAGTATAGCCTGAGCTACCTGTCGAATATTCAGGACGTGAGCGCGAAGGTCGATTTTGACTATGTGCCCAACCCCAGCCACTACATTCGCTTTGGTGGGCAGGCCATTCGGCACCAGTTCCGGCCCGGCGCTATGCAGAGCGAGGGCAATCCCGACCCCACCCAGAACCAGGCCGTGGGCCGCCGCATCGGGGCCAGCGAGGCCAGCCTCTACGCCGAAGACGACGTGAAGCTCAACGACCGCCTGAAGGTGAACGTGGGCCTGCGCCTGAACTCGTTTCTGGTAGAAAAAAAGCTGTACCCCAGCCTGGAGCCGCGCCTGGCCGCCCGTTTTCTGCTCACCGAAGACTGGGCACTAAAAGGCGCTTACGCCCGCACCACGCAGTACGTGCACCTGCTCACCAACAGCAGCATTGGCCTGCCCACCGACTTGTGGGTGCCCGCCACGGCCAAAACGTTGCCGCAGAAGGCGCAGCAGTTCAGCCTGGGCGCGGCCCGCACTGTGCGTTACAAGGGCGAGGACTTTGAGTTCAGCGTGGAAAGCTACTACAAGCCCATGCAGAACCTGATTGAGTTTCGCGAGGGCGCGGATTTCATCGGGACCACCGACGACAACTACGAATCTAAAATCACCAGCGGCCGGGGCTGGGCCTACGGCGCCGAGCTGTTTTTGCAGAAGAAAACCGGCAAAACCACCGGCTGGATAGGCTACACGCTGTCGTGGAGCAAGCGCCAGTTTGCGGCCCTGAACCAGGGGCAGACTTACCCCTACAAGTACGACCGGCGCCACGATTTCAAGTTGGTGGTCATTCACGAGTTCAGCCCCACGCTCACGCTCTCGGGCACGTTCGTGTACGGCTCCGGCAACGCCGTGACGCTGGCCCAGGGCCGCTACCAGCTGGGCCCCTACGACACCTACGACGATTACGGCTCGCGCAACAGCTACCGCATGGCCGCCTACCACCGCCTCGACCTCGACCTGAGCCACACCAAGAAAAAGCGCTGGGGCGAAGTCGTGAACAGCTTCAGCGTGTACAACCTCTACAACCGCAAAAACCCTTATTTCATCTATTTGGGCCGCGCCGAAGGCAGCCAGCAGCTGAGCTACCGCCAGGTGTCGTTGTTTCCCATTCTGCCCTCGTTCAGCAAAACGTTCCGGTTTTAA
- a CDS encoding succinylglutamate desuccinylase/aspartoacylase family protein — protein sequence MPDAPAPAPMYLNDLTIQPGERVLTRLVISRLPSGTVIDVPVHVLRATEPGPTLLLMGGMHGDEVNGIETIRRLVRRELLTPTRGSVIAIPILNIYGFLNFSREVPDGKDVNRSFPGFPRGSLAGRVAHRFMREIMPLIDYGIDFHTGGAARANFPQVRGLLGVDPEVDALAAAFAAPFTLHASLRAGSLREAAHGLGKRVIVYETGESLRLDEPGIEEAVAGTLRVMHHLGMAPAAPAPARPSIVCRRHTWLRARFAGLFRAHVENGQFVEKGQIYGSVADPYGQQAVRLESPLSGYVIGLNHMPVVNQGDALLHIAVPE from the coding sequence ATGCCCGACGCCCCCGCTCCCGCCCCGATGTACCTCAACGACCTCACCATTCAGCCGGGCGAGCGGGTGCTCACGCGGCTGGTGATTTCGCGGCTGCCCTCGGGCACGGTGATTGACGTACCGGTGCACGTGCTGCGGGCCACGGAGCCGGGACCCACGCTGCTGCTCATGGGCGGTATGCACGGCGACGAGGTGAACGGCATCGAAACCATTCGGCGGCTGGTGCGGCGCGAGCTGCTCACGCCCACGCGCGGCAGCGTCATCGCCATTCCCATTCTCAACATCTACGGGTTTCTGAATTTCAGCCGCGAAGTGCCCGATGGCAAGGACGTGAACCGCTCGTTTCCGGGGTTTCCGCGCGGCTCGCTGGCTGGGCGGGTGGCCCACCGCTTCATGCGCGAAATCATGCCACTGATTGACTACGGCATCGACTTTCACACCGGCGGCGCGGCGCGGGCCAACTTCCCGCAGGTGCGGGGCCTGCTGGGCGTCGACCCCGAAGTGGACGCCCTGGCGGCCGCTTTTGCGGCCCCGTTCACGCTGCACGCTTCGTTGCGGGCGGGCTCGTTGCGGGAGGCAGCCCACGGGCTGGGCAAGCGCGTCATCGTGTACGAAACTGGGGAGAGCCTGCGGCTGGACGAGCCCGGCATTGAGGAAGCCGTGGCGGGCACTTTGCGAGTGATGCACCACCTGGGCATGGCCCCGGCGGCCCCCGCGCCGGCCCGGCCCAGCATCGTGTGCCGGCGGCATACGTGGCTGCGGGCGCGCTTCGCAGGGCTTTTCCGGGCGCACGTCGAGAACGGCCAGTTTGTGGAAAAGGGCCAGATTTACGGTTCCGTGGCCGACCCGTATGGGCAGCAGGCCGTGCGGCTGGAGTCGCCGCTGAGCGGCTACGTCATCGGTCTCAACCACATGCCGGTGGTGAACCAGGGCGATGCCCTGCTACACATTGCCGTGCCGGAGTAA